A region of Streptomyces sp. NBC_00654 DNA encodes the following proteins:
- the aspT gene encoding aspartate-alanine antiporter produces the protein MIDFLNRNIFHPHPELLVFIVIALGFLLGKIRYKAIALGAVTGCLVAGLVLGAQFKVQIDDTVKNLFFIMFLFALGYRVGPQFFRGLRKDGLPQVVNAVVVCVTGLLVSWLFAALLGYGPGLGAGLMSGALTQSAAIGVAQDAIGTLPGLSSSEVKTQENLVAVGYAVTYPLGTILCAMLLANVLPRLYRKDLAEESAELAAELDAPNESPDEGEGYYEVVLRAYTVQRPDLVGRTVEDFENQQKALGRRVYITGVRRGGTVLEHDQSRALALGDTVAVSALRHDLVDFDARTHIGAEADDVELLGYRTETLHVVASEKAQLGRTIEELRREPFMVGVYIDKLYRAGAEFPYRLSTELERGDTLILTGPERLVGPAGKELGKPVPTSFATDMIWVGLGIFLGGCLGIPALTAGGVPISLSTSGGGLIMGLVFGWIRGKYPTYGNVPPGAQWFMDTFGLCLFVAVVGINAGPGFTSGLSTAGWGLLVLGAVATVVPLIVGFLVGHYVQRIRFPILMGVLAGGQTTTAAIGAINETSKSQIPTLGYTIPYAVGNVLLTVWGAVIVILNH, from the coding sequence GTGATCGATTTCCTCAACCGCAACATCTTCCATCCCCACCCCGAACTGCTCGTCTTCATCGTCATCGCCCTGGGCTTCCTGCTCGGGAAGATCCGCTACAAGGCGATCGCGCTCGGCGCGGTGACGGGCTGTCTGGTCGCCGGGCTCGTGCTCGGCGCCCAGTTCAAGGTCCAGATCGACGACACGGTGAAGAACCTCTTCTTCATCATGTTCCTGTTCGCGCTGGGCTACCGGGTCGGCCCGCAGTTCTTCCGCGGCCTCAGGAAGGACGGCCTGCCCCAGGTCGTCAACGCGGTCGTCGTCTGCGTCACCGGGCTGCTGGTCTCCTGGCTGTTCGCCGCCCTGCTCGGCTACGGCCCCGGGCTCGGCGCCGGTCTGATGAGCGGCGCGCTCACCCAGTCGGCGGCCATCGGTGTCGCCCAGGACGCCATCGGTACGCTGCCCGGCCTCTCCTCCTCCGAGGTGAAGACCCAGGAGAACCTGGTCGCGGTCGGGTACGCGGTGACGTATCCGCTCGGCACGATCCTGTGCGCGATGCTGCTGGCCAACGTCCTGCCCCGGCTGTACCGCAAGGACCTCGCCGAGGAGAGCGCGGAGCTCGCCGCGGAGCTGGACGCCCCCAACGAGAGCCCCGACGAGGGCGAGGGCTACTACGAGGTGGTGCTGCGCGCGTACACGGTCCAGCGCCCCGACCTCGTGGGCCGCACGGTCGAGGACTTCGAGAACCAGCAGAAGGCGCTCGGCCGTCGGGTCTACATCACCGGCGTCCGCCGCGGCGGGACGGTGCTGGAGCACGACCAGTCACGGGCCCTGGCGCTCGGCGACACCGTCGCCGTCAGCGCGCTGCGCCACGACCTGGTCGACTTCGACGCCCGTACGCACATCGGCGCCGAGGCCGACGATGTCGAACTGCTCGGCTACCGCACCGAGACGCTCCATGTCGTGGCCTCGGAGAAGGCCCAGCTCGGCCGGACCATCGAGGAGCTGCGCCGGGAGCCGTTCATGGTCGGTGTCTACATCGACAAGCTGTACCGGGCCGGGGCCGAATTCCCCTACCGGCTCTCCACGGAGCTGGAGCGCGGTGACACGCTGATCCTCACCGGTCCCGAGCGGCTCGTCGGCCCGGCGGGCAAGGAGCTCGGCAAGCCCGTGCCGACGAGCTTCGCCACCGACATGATCTGGGTCGGCCTCGGCATCTTCCTCGGCGGCTGTCTCGGTATTCCGGCGCTGACCGCGGGCGGGGTGCCGATCTCGCTGTCCACCTCCGGCGGCGGCCTGATCATGGGTCTGGTCTTCGGCTGGATCCGCGGCAAGTACCCGACGTACGGCAATGTGCCGCCCGGCGCCCAGTGGTTCATGGACACGTTCGGACTGTGCCTCTTCGTCGCGGTCGTCGGCATCAACGCCGGGCCCGGCTTCACCAGCGGACTGTCCACGGCCGGCTGGGGGCTGCTCGTCCTCGGGGCGGTCGCCACCGTCGTACCGCTGATCGTCGGCTTCCTGGTCGGGCACTACGTCCAGAGGATCAGATTCCCGATCCTGATGGGTGTGCTGGCCGGCGGTCAGACCACGACCGCCGCGATCGGCGCCATCAACGAGACCTCGAAGTCCCAGATCCCCACGCTCGGCTACACCATCCCCTACGCGGTCGGCAACGTCCTGCTGACGGTGTGGGGCGCCGTGATCGTCATCCTCAACCACTGA
- the aspT gene encoding aspartate-alanine antiporter, with protein sequence MGVLRDHPELALFLCLAAGYLVGKLRVGPITLGGICGTLIVSLLLGTRHISVDDDVKTVFFALFIFSLGYMAGPQFFANLNRKSLRFFTLCLIELVCVLGIAYGLAKAFDLDVGTAAGILAGAATESAVVGTATEAIGKLSDLTADQISQYQGHVATAYTVCYLFGLITIVLYTSQIMPMLLRINLADASRELWEKMRGGAAGLESDEREALPGTVGRTYLVTLADGRTIGELETALGGHVTVEGVKRGSKLLTPAPDLELTLSDLIQVVGRRSAIIAAGREIGPETPAIPGLDTPLATKQVAVTEKSTHGSTIDQLEKTHPEFREDGVYITEVVRNEQQLPASGRTTLYRGDVLTLVGARGGLNKLVAKIGAVVKNDTTDFIYIGFGIVAGSLLGQIVVNAGDIPMSLGTGGGCLISGLVFGWFRSRKQTFGAFPPQAATTLKDLGLAVFIACTGLTAGPQAWPLLKEYGALLPFAGIAMVLVPATVSLVVGHKLLKIDKPLLIGAIAGQQCSTPAITSITQVAQSSVPLLGYTITYTLSNFLLPLTGPILVGVLGA encoded by the coding sequence ATGGGCGTCCTCCGCGACCATCCCGAACTGGCACTCTTCCTCTGCCTTGCCGCCGGATATCTGGTGGGCAAGCTCCGCGTCGGACCGATCACGCTCGGCGGCATCTGCGGGACGCTGATCGTCTCGCTGCTGCTCGGCACCCGGCACATCAGCGTCGACGACGACGTCAAGACCGTCTTCTTCGCGCTGTTCATCTTCTCGCTCGGCTACATGGCGGGCCCTCAGTTCTTCGCCAACCTCAACCGCAAGAGCCTGCGCTTCTTCACGCTCTGTCTGATCGAACTGGTCTGCGTACTCGGTATCGCCTACGGACTGGCCAAGGCCTTCGACCTGGACGTGGGGACCGCCGCCGGCATCCTGGCGGGCGCGGCCACCGAGTCCGCCGTCGTGGGTACGGCCACCGAGGCCATCGGCAAGCTCAGCGATCTGACCGCCGACCAGATCTCCCAGTACCAGGGACATGTCGCCACCGCGTACACGGTCTGCTACCTGTTCGGCCTGATCACCATCGTGCTCTACACCAGTCAGATCATGCCGATGCTGCTGCGCATCAACCTGGCGGACGCCTCGCGCGAACTCTGGGAGAAGATGCGCGGCGGCGCGGCGGGGCTGGAGTCCGACGAGCGCGAGGCCCTGCCCGGCACGGTCGGGCGCACCTACCTGGTGACACTGGCCGACGGACGCACCATCGGTGAGCTGGAGACCGCGCTCGGCGGCCATGTGACGGTCGAGGGCGTCAAACGCGGCAGCAAGCTGCTGACCCCCGCGCCCGACCTGGAGCTGACGCTCAGCGATCTGATCCAGGTCGTCGGGCGGCGCTCGGCCATCATCGCGGCGGGCCGGGAGATCGGCCCCGAGACGCCCGCGATTCCGGGCCTCGACACCCCGCTGGCCACCAAACAGGTCGCCGTCACCGAGAAGTCCACCCATGGCTCGACCATCGACCAGCTGGAGAAGACCCATCCCGAGTTCCGCGAGGACGGGGTCTACATCACCGAGGTGGTGCGCAACGAGCAGCAGTTGCCCGCCTCGGGCCGCACCACGCTCTACCGCGGCGACGTACTGACCCTGGTCGGTGCGCGCGGCGGGCTGAACAAGCTGGTCGCGAAGATCGGCGCCGTGGTCAAGAACGACACGACCGACTTCATCTACATCGGGTTCGGCATCGTGGCGGGCTCGCTGCTCGGCCAGATCGTCGTCAACGCCGGAGACATCCCCATGTCCCTGGGTACCGGCGGCGGTTGTCTGATCTCCGGGCTGGTCTTCGGCTGGTTCCGCTCCCGCAAGCAGACCTTCGGCGCGTTCCCGCCGCAGGCCGCGACCACCCTCAAGGACCTGGGCCTGGCGGTCTTCATCGCCTGCACGGGGCTGACCGCCGGGCCGCAGGCCTGGCCGCTGCTCAAGGAGTACGGGGCGCTGCTGCCCTTCGCGGGCATCGCCATGGTGCTGGTCCCCGCGACGGTCTCGCTGGTCGTCGGGCACAAGCTGCTGAAGATCGATAAGCCGCTGCTGATCGGTGCCATCGCGGGACAGCAGTGCTCGACCCCCGCGATCACCTCCATCACCCAGGTGGCCCAGAGCTCCGTTCCCCTGCTCGGCTACACGATCACGTACACGCTCTCGAACTTCCTGCTGCCCCTCACCGGGCCGATCCTCGTCGGCGTCCTAGGAGCCTGA
- a CDS encoding carbohydrate ABC transporter permease, translating to MTMTSPTKAPRPVLPTPRERRTPHRTNRFRMGAGQQMKGGPFAYAALTVVGIGSLLPLYWTLVAASRTQDEVLASTPPFLPGGRLFDNLGTAWEQANLGKAIINSVVVSASITAATLFFCTLAGYAFAKMRFRGRGWLMTAVIATLTIPPQLSVVPLFMMMSDLGWGGQLESVIFPTLVSAFGVFFMRQYLIEALPYELIEAARIDGANNFRIVVSVVLPVARPAMMVLGMLTFVQAWNDFFWPYLALNQQNPTLQVALGQLSASYTPDQSIVMAGALISTLPLLVVFVLFGKKIVGGIMSGAVKG from the coding sequence ATGACCATGACCAGCCCCACCAAAGCGCCGCGGCCCGTCCTCCCGACACCGCGTGAGCGGCGCACACCGCACCGTACGAACCGTTTCCGGATGGGGGCGGGCCAGCAGATGAAGGGCGGCCCGTTCGCCTACGCCGCGCTGACCGTCGTCGGTATCGGCTCGCTGCTGCCTCTCTACTGGACGCTGGTGGCGGCGTCCAGGACCCAGGACGAGGTCCTCGCGTCCACCCCGCCGTTCCTGCCGGGCGGGCGGCTGTTCGACAACCTCGGGACCGCCTGGGAACAGGCGAACCTCGGCAAAGCGATCATCAACAGTGTCGTCGTCTCCGCGTCGATCACCGCGGCGACGCTGTTCTTCTGCACGCTGGCCGGGTACGCCTTCGCCAAGATGCGCTTCCGCGGGCGCGGCTGGCTGATGACCGCGGTCATCGCCACGCTGACGATCCCGCCGCAGCTCAGCGTCGTCCCGCTGTTCATGATGATGTCCGACCTCGGCTGGGGCGGGCAGCTGGAGTCGGTGATCTTCCCGACCCTGGTGAGCGCGTTCGGTGTCTTCTTCATGCGCCAGTACCTGATCGAGGCGCTGCCGTACGAACTCATCGAGGCGGCGAGGATCGACGGAGCGAACAACTTCCGCATCGTGGTGAGCGTGGTGCTTCCGGTGGCCCGCCCGGCGATGATGGTCCTGGGCATGCTCACGTTCGTCCAGGCGTGGAACGACTTCTTCTGGCCCTATCTCGCGCTGAACCAGCAGAACCCGACCCTTCAGGTCGCGCTGGGCCAGCTCAGCGCCTCGTACACCCCTGATCAGAGCATCGTGATGGCGGGCGCGCTGATCAGCACACTGCCGCTGCTGGTCGTGTTCGTGCTGTTCGGGAAGAAGATCGTCGGAGGGATCATGTCCGGCGCGGTCAAGGGGTGA
- a CDS encoding ABC transporter substrate-binding protein → MRITRSVAGGRRRTAIVATTGLTVTALLLTACSDSSDSGGSADADGNITLTVADFGQFGYKEAGLFEKYHELNPKITVKEDTTAEEKNYYPKLLQQLNSGSGLADVQGIEVGRIKEIVDTKADAFADLGKVIDVDEWVSWKEKQATAPGGAVIGAGTDIGPMSLCYNTELFAKAGLPTDRTEIAKRTAGGWEDFLALGEEFKKKAPKGTYFMDSASAMFNAVVSSNAKQYYDEGGKPIYQDSPSVQQGWDLAAEAASKKLTQGLAQFEDPWQAALRKGTIATVVCPAWMAGQISTYAGEANKGKWDITSAPGATAANWGGSFLSVPKSGKNVDEAMKLVKWLTAPEQQAAVFKAIGVFPSNKGAYELPDVKNATLPYFNNAPIGQIYADEATSIPEAVLGPKDGVIKDSISTQINNMEQRGTNPDDAWDAATKAIDKAIG, encoded by the coding sequence ATGCGCATCACCCGCAGCGTTGCCGGCGGACGCCGCAGAACCGCGATCGTGGCCACCACGGGCCTGACGGTCACCGCCCTGCTGCTCACCGCGTGCAGCGACTCGTCGGATTCCGGCGGCAGTGCCGACGCCGACGGGAACATCACGCTGACCGTCGCCGACTTCGGGCAGTTCGGGTACAAGGAGGCCGGGCTCTTCGAGAAGTACCACGAGCTCAACCCGAAGATCACGGTCAAGGAGGACACCACCGCCGAGGAGAAGAACTACTACCCCAAGCTGCTTCAGCAGCTGAACTCGGGCAGTGGGCTCGCGGACGTCCAGGGCATCGAGGTCGGCCGGATCAAGGAGATCGTCGACACCAAGGCGGACGCGTTCGCCGATCTCGGCAAGGTGATCGACGTCGACGAGTGGGTGTCGTGGAAGGAGAAGCAGGCGACGGCCCCCGGCGGCGCGGTGATCGGCGCGGGGACCGACATCGGCCCGATGTCGCTCTGCTACAACACCGAACTCTTCGCGAAGGCCGGACTGCCGACCGACCGCACCGAGATCGCGAAGCGGACCGCCGGGGGCTGGGAGGACTTCCTCGCGCTCGGTGAGGAGTTCAAGAAGAAGGCGCCCAAGGGCACGTACTTCATGGACTCCGCCAGTGCGATGTTCAACGCCGTGGTCAGCTCGAACGCGAAGCAGTACTACGACGAGGGCGGCAAGCCCATCTACCAGGACAGCCCCAGCGTCCAGCAGGGCTGGGACCTGGCCGCCGAGGCCGCGTCCAAGAAACTGACCCAGGGCCTCGCCCAGTTCGAGGACCCGTGGCAGGCGGCCCTGCGCAAGGGGACCATCGCGACCGTGGTGTGCCCGGCGTGGATGGCCGGGCAGATCTCGACGTACGCCGGTGAGGCCAACAAGGGCAAGTGGGACATCACCAGCGCTCCCGGTGCGACGGCCGCCAACTGGGGCGGCTCCTTCCTCTCCGTGCCGAAGTCGGGGAAGAACGTCGACGAGGCGATGAAGCTCGTCAAGTGGCTGACCGCCCCCGAGCAGCAGGCGGCCGTCTTCAAGGCGATCGGTGTGTTCCCGTCCAACAAGGGCGCGTACGAGCTGCCGGACGTGAAGAACGCGACCCTCCCGTACTTCAACAACGCCCCGATCGGCCAGATCTACGCGGATGAGGCGACGTCCATCCCCGAGGCGGTCCTCGGCCCGAAGGACGGCGTGATCAAGGACTCCATCTCCACGCAGATCAACAACATGGAGCAGCGCGGCACGAACCCGGACGACGCCTGGGACGCGGCGACGAAGGCGATCGACAAGGCGATCGGCTGA
- a CDS encoding GH1 family beta-glucosidase, producing MTAVRPDTAIPGIPALLTSPSAPLGSGPATGTAPQRPAGEPPFPAGFVWGAATAAYQVEGAAAENGRTPSIWDTFCRTPGKVRNGDTGDIAADHYHRYRDDVALMRRLGLKAYRFSVSWSRVQPTGRGPAVERGLDFYRKLVDELLEAGITPVATLYHWDLPQELEDAGGWPQRVTAERFADYAAIMAGALGDRVGMWTTLNEPWCSAFLGYGSGVHAPGRTEPGSALRAAHHLNLAHGRAAGILRDRLPAAAQLSVTLNLHQVRPLTASAEDADAARRIDAVGNRIFTGPMLRGEYPEDLLADTAHLVDWSGLVRDGDLAEIARPVDVLGVNYYTPTIVSTPASGSGDTRNDGHGNSDHSPWPGSEHVAFHLAENRPRTAMNWSVDPDGLHDLLLDVTRDHPGLPLMVTENGAAFDDYMSPEGRVEDPERIAYLRGHLDAVQRAVAAGADVRGYFLWSLMDNFEWAYGYSKRFGAVYVDYATQRRTPKASAHWYADVIRHHALPPAPEARD from the coding sequence ATGACTGCCGTACGCCCTGACACAGCAATCCCCGGCATTCCCGCCCTTCTCACCAGCCCCTCGGCCCCGCTGGGGTCCGGCCCCGCGACGGGCACCGCCCCGCAGCGGCCTGCGGGGGAGCCCCCCTTCCCGGCGGGCTTCGTCTGGGGCGCGGCGACCGCCGCCTACCAGGTGGAGGGAGCCGCCGCCGAGAACGGCCGCACCCCCTCCATCTGGGACACCTTCTGCCGCACACCGGGCAAGGTCCGCAACGGCGACACCGGGGACATCGCCGCCGACCACTACCACCGCTACCGCGACGACGTCGCCCTGATGAGGCGGCTCGGGCTGAAGGCGTACCGCTTCTCCGTCTCCTGGTCCCGCGTCCAGCCCACCGGCCGCGGCCCCGCCGTCGAGCGCGGGCTGGACTTCTACCGCAAGCTCGTCGACGAGCTGCTGGAGGCGGGCATCACGCCCGTCGCCACGCTCTACCACTGGGACCTCCCGCAGGAGCTGGAGGACGCGGGCGGCTGGCCGCAGCGCGTCACCGCCGAACGCTTCGCCGACTACGCCGCGATCATGGCCGGGGCGCTGGGTGACCGGGTCGGCATGTGGACCACGCTCAACGAGCCGTGGTGCTCGGCCTTCCTCGGTTACGGCTCCGGCGTGCACGCCCCGGGGCGCACCGAACCGGGCTCCGCGCTGCGGGCGGCCCACCATCTCAACCTCGCCCACGGCCGGGCGGCCGGGATCCTGCGCGACCGGCTCCCCGCTGCCGCCCAGCTCTCGGTCACCCTCAACCTCCACCAGGTGCGCCCGCTGACCGCGAGCGCCGAGGACGCGGACGCCGCCCGCCGCATCGACGCGGTGGGGAACCGGATCTTCACCGGCCCGATGCTGCGGGGGGAGTACCCCGAGGACCTGCTCGCCGACACCGCGCACCTGGTCGACTGGTCCGGGCTGGTGAGGGACGGTGATCTGGCGGAGATCGCGCGCCCCGTCGACGTACTCGGCGTCAACTACTACACGCCGACGATCGTCTCCACGCCCGCCTCGGGCTCCGGGGACACCCGCAACGACGGCCACGGCAACAGCGACCACTCGCCGTGGCCCGGTTCCGAGCACGTCGCCTTCCACCTCGCCGAGAACAGACCGCGTACGGCGATGAACTGGTCGGTCGACCCCGACGGGCTGCACGACCTGCTCCTCGACGTCACCCGCGATCACCCGGGCCTGCCGCTGATGGTCACGGAGAACGGAGCCGCGTTCGACGACTACATGTCCCCCGAGGGCCGGGTCGAGGACCCCGAGCGGATCGCGTATCTGCGGGGCCACCTGGACGCCGTACAGCGCGCGGTCGCCGCCGGGGCGGATGTGCGCGGCTACTTCCTCTGGTCGCTGATGGACAACTTCGAGTGGGCGTACGGGTATTCGAAGCGTTTCGGGGCGGTGTATGTCGACTACGCGACCCAGCGGCGCACCCCGAAGGCGAGTGCCCACTGGTACGCCGATGTGATCCGCCACCACGCGCTGCCCCCGGCGCCGGAGGCGCGAGACTGA
- a CDS encoding LacI family DNA-binding transcriptional regulator — MAAGRVRSGGRPTLEEVAARAGVGRGTASRVINGSPRVSAQTREAVEAAVAELGYVPNRAARALAGNRTDAIALVVPEPETRFFAEPYFSDIVRGVGAALADTEMQLLLTLVGSDRERRRLAQYLTAHRVDGVLLVSVHADDPLPDLLEQLGMPSVISGRRNAAEPLASVDSDNFEGARAAVDHLVSRGRRSIATITGRLEVYGAQRRLDGYRAAVAAAGLAPDERLIAPADFTEEGGAHAMRELLARRPGLDAVFAASDVMAAGARQVLREAGRRIPDDVALVGFDDSVVARHMDPALTSVRQPIEEMGRTMARVLLDEIAGRQEERPRIVLPTELVVRDSS, encoded by the coding sequence ATGGCGGCAGGGCGAGTACGGAGCGGCGGGCGGCCCACGCTCGAAGAAGTGGCGGCACGGGCGGGAGTGGGCAGGGGCACCGCGTCCCGCGTCATCAACGGATCGCCACGGGTCAGCGCGCAGACCCGCGAGGCCGTCGAGGCGGCCGTCGCGGAGCTGGGATACGTACCCAACCGCGCCGCCAGGGCCCTCGCGGGAAACCGCACCGACGCCATCGCGCTGGTCGTCCCGGAGCCCGAGACCCGCTTCTTCGCCGAGCCGTACTTCTCCGACATCGTGCGCGGTGTCGGCGCCGCGCTCGCCGACACCGAGATGCAGCTGCTGCTCACCCTGGTGGGCAGCGACCGGGAACGCCGGAGGCTCGCGCAGTACCTCACCGCGCACCGCGTCGACGGCGTCCTGCTGGTCTCGGTGCACGCCGACGACCCGCTGCCCGACCTGCTCGAACAGCTCGGGATGCCGTCCGTGATCAGCGGCCGCAGAAACGCCGCCGAACCGCTCGCCTCGGTGGACTCCGACAACTTCGAGGGCGCGAGGGCCGCGGTGGACCACCTGGTCTCACGGGGGCGCCGCTCCATCGCCACGATCACCGGCCGCCTCGAGGTCTACGGTGCGCAGCGCCGCCTGGACGGCTACCGCGCGGCTGTCGCCGCGGCGGGCCTGGCCCCCGACGAACGCCTGATCGCCCCCGCCGACTTCACCGAGGAGGGCGGCGCCCACGCCATGCGCGAACTCCTGGCCCGCCGCCCCGGCCTCGACGCGGTCTTCGCCGCCTCCGACGTCATGGCCGCCGGCGCCCGCCAGGTCCTGCGCGAGGCCGGCCGCCGCATCCCCGACGACGTGGCCCTGGTCGGCTTCGACGACTCGGTCGTCGCCCGCCACATGGACCCGGCCCTCACCAGCGTCCGCCAGCCGATCGAGGAGATGGGCCGCACGATGGCCCGGGTCCTCCTGGACGAGATCGCGGGCCGCCAGGAAGAGCGCCCGAGGATCGTGCTGCCGACGGAACTGGTGGTACGCGACTCGTCGTGA
- a CDS encoding carbohydrate ABC transporter permease: MATSTPTRDTHAPPPGDPGREHRDARRQLWRSRLWRFDDKASPYAYIAPFFLVFAAFGLYPLIYTGWIALHRVEMTGLDRMEWVGWENFDRILHDSEFWTAVSNTFLIGVISTVPQLLVALGLAHLLNYKLRASTFWRTVILTPYATSVASAALVFALVFRADGGLLNWVLQFVGFGDTNWANGHWTSKIAISVIVIWRWTGYNALIYLAAMQAVPNDLYEAASLDGASRWQQFRKVTIPSLRPTILFTIVISTIGSMQLFGEPLLLEGGALGATGGNENQYETLSVYLYNYGWNLGHLGPAAAVAWAMLALLLIIAAVNWLIGRFVRNSAA; the protein is encoded by the coding sequence GTGGCAACCTCGACCCCCACCCGGGACACGCACGCCCCGCCACCCGGTGATCCCGGGCGCGAACACCGCGACGCCCGACGCCAGTTGTGGCGGAGCCGGCTGTGGCGGTTCGACGACAAGGCGTCCCCGTACGCGTACATAGCGCCGTTCTTCCTCGTCTTCGCCGCCTTCGGGCTCTACCCGCTCATCTACACGGGCTGGATCGCCCTGCACCGGGTGGAGATGACCGGCCTGGACCGGATGGAGTGGGTCGGCTGGGAGAACTTCGACCGGATCCTGCACGACTCCGAGTTCTGGACGGCGGTCAGCAACACCTTCCTGATCGGGGTCATCTCGACCGTGCCGCAACTGCTGGTCGCGCTGGGCCTGGCGCATCTGCTGAACTACAAGCTGCGGGCCAGCACGTTCTGGCGCACCGTCATCCTGACGCCGTACGCCACATCGGTGGCCTCGGCGGCCCTGGTCTTCGCGCTGGTCTTCCGTGCGGACGGCGGCCTGCTGAACTGGGTGCTCCAGTTCGTCGGATTCGGCGACACCAACTGGGCGAACGGGCACTGGACGTCGAAGATCGCCATCTCCGTCATCGTGATCTGGCGCTGGACGGGGTACAACGCCCTGATCTACCTGGCCGCGATGCAGGCGGTGCCGAACGATCTGTACGAGGCGGCCTCGCTCGACGGCGCGTCGCGGTGGCAGCAGTTCCGCAAGGTGACCATCCCCTCGTTGCGGCCGACGATCCTCTTCACGATCGTCATCTCGACCATCGGTTCGATGCAGCTGTTCGGGGAGCCCCTGCTCCTGGAGGGCGGCGCGCTCGGAGCCACCGGAGGCAACGAGAATCAGTACGAGACGCTCAGCGTCTACCTCTACAACTACGGCTGGAATCTCGGGCATCTGGGCCCGGCCGCCGCAGTGGCCTGGGCGATGCTCGCCCTCCTGCTCATCATCGCCGCGGTGAACTGGCTCATCGGCCGTTTCGTACGCAACTCAGCGGCCTGA
- a CDS encoding bifunctional aspartate transaminase/aspartate 4-decarboxylase, producing the protein MPKTTLSREEIRSFAQLSPFELKDKFIKIAQAAQSDKPGQKGKTTRAMLNAGRGNPNWVATGPREAYHALGYFAIAESRRVWTADNLGGMPEEVGCADRFEHFTRTHPELPGIELLKASVDLAVKRFGFDRDAFVHELTDSSIGDNYPVPGRMLRHTEEIVRGYVADEMFDHRPPAGQNLSLFATEGGTAAMCYIFDSLLKNGILKKGDRIALMVPVFTPYLEIPELDTYGFDVVHVEANLFTETGVRQWRYPPEEVAKLADPTVRLVCCVNPSNPPSLALAPRVAEQIVSIVAEQNPNLIVVTDDVYGTFVEGFRSLAAELPRNTLLVYSYSKHYGATGWRLGVIGLHDDNVIDEMLAAQSPERKAALNKRYGTLSLEPEKIKFIDRLVADSRQVALNHTAGLSLPLQVMMTLFSLFDMLDEGQAYKHRIRAIVQQRLDLLLEGVHMKISEDSKRAAYYIELDLLAEAERVHGKPFADFLEKNYEPVDPLFRLAEQTSVVLLNGGGFDGPEWSVRVSLANLDDLDYLKIGHHLRAIFNEYAEEWKAQ; encoded by the coding sequence ATGCCCAAGACCACCCTCAGCCGTGAAGAGATCCGGTCCTTCGCGCAGCTCAGCCCGTTCGAGCTGAAGGACAAGTTCATCAAGATCGCCCAGGCCGCGCAGAGCGACAAGCCCGGCCAGAAGGGCAAGACGACCCGGGCCATGCTCAACGCGGGCCGCGGCAACCCGAACTGGGTCGCCACCGGCCCCCGCGAGGCGTACCACGCGCTGGGCTACTTCGCCATCGCCGAGTCCCGCCGGGTGTGGACCGCCGACAACCTGGGCGGGATGCCGGAGGAGGTCGGCTGCGCGGACCGCTTCGAGCACTTCACCCGTACGCACCCGGAGCTGCCCGGCATCGAACTGCTCAAGGCGAGCGTCGATCTGGCGGTCAAGCGGTTCGGCTTCGACCGCGACGCGTTCGTCCATGAGCTGACGGACTCCTCGATCGGCGACAACTACCCGGTGCCGGGCCGGATGCTGCGCCACACGGAGGAGATCGTGCGCGGCTATGTCGCGGACGAGATGTTCGACCACCGGCCGCCCGCCGGGCAGAACCTGAGCCTGTTCGCCACCGAGGGCGGCACGGCGGCCATGTGCTACATCTTCGACTCGCTGCTGAAGAACGGGATCCTGAAGAAGGGCGACCGGATCGCCCTGATGGTCCCGGTGTTCACCCCGTACCTGGAGATCCCGGAGCTGGACACGTACGGCTTCGACGTCGTCCATGTCGAGGCGAACCTGTTCACGGAGACCGGGGTGCGGCAGTGGCGCTACCCGCCGGAGGAGGTCGCCAAGCTCGCCGACCCGACGGTCAGGCTGGTCTGCTGCGTCAACCCCAGCAACCCGCCCTCGCTGGCGCTCGCGCCGCGGGTCGCCGAGCAGATCGTGTCGATCGTCGCCGAACAGAACCCGAACCTGATCGTCGTCACCGATGACGTGTACGGCACCTTCGTGGAGGGCTTCCGCTCGCTCGCGGCCGAACTGCCGCGCAACACGCTGCTGGTGTACTCCTACTCCAAGCACTACGGCGCCACGGGCTGGCGGCTCGGGGTGATCGGGCTGCACGACGACAACGTGATCGACGAGATGCTCGCCGCGCAGAGCCCGGAGCGGAAGGCCGCGCTGAACAAGCGGTACGGGACGCTGTCGCTGGAGCCGGAGAAGATCAAGTTCATCGACCGGCTGGTCGCGGACTCCCGGCAGGTGGCGCTGAACCACACCGCCGGCCTGTCCCTCCCCCTCCAGGTGATGATGACGCTCTTCTCGCTCTTCGACATGCTGGACGAGGGCCAGGCGTACAAGCACCGCATCCGCGCCATCGTCCAGCAGCGCCTGGACCTCCTGCTGGAGGGCGTGCACATGAAGATCTCCGAGGATTCCAAGCGGGCCGCCTACTACATCGAACTGGACCTGCTCGCGGAGGCCGAACGCGTCCACGGGAAGCCGTTCGCCGACTTCCTGGAGAAGAACTACGAGCCGGTCGACCCGCTGTTCCGGCTGGCCGAGCAGACGTCGGTGGTGCTGCTGAACGGGGGCGGGTTCGACGGTCCGGAGTGGTCGGTACGCGTGTCGCTGGCCAACCTGGACGACCTGGACTATCTGAAGATCGGCCACCATCTGCGGGCGATCTTCAACGAGTACGCGGAGGAGTGGAAGGCGCAGTAG